The genomic DNA TTTCCTGCGATAGATAGGTCTTTTGCTAAAATTCTTCCTTTTTGTACAAGTTCCGCTTTTTGGAATTCTATAATTTTAGTTCTTTCTTCTACCTTTGTTTCCAAAGATTCGTTTAAGGATTTGAGTTTACCTTCGGATTTTTCTAAGGCCCTAAAAACTTCTGCGTATCTTTTGGCGAGAGCTAAACTGAATAGTAATGTTAATCCTAAGAAGCTTTCGTTAACCCAAGGTTGGGCCGACCCGAAACCCGCAAAACTCATCACGGTATAAAAAGAAGATACCGCCACTAAAATTAGGCCCGTGACCACCCAACGAAAGGAAAGGATGCTGCTCCACCTATATCTAAAGAATATGTATAGAGTATTCATATAAAAGAATACTAATATGACTAAAAATATGTGAAAGGCGATCTTTCCGAAATACTGGTGTCCTCCTGTGATCCCGTATTCCAAAGATGGCCAAATGGTCAAAAGAACAAAAAGAAATTGTAATATTCTTCCCGGAACATTTCTAGGCGCTTGGAAGATCCCGATCGTAAATTCGTAAAATAAAATAGGAAGAAATGCTCCTAAAGAATATCCGAAAATCACCCAGGTCCAAGGAGAATCTACGATATATTGGAACCAACCTTCGTAAGCTGGATACCAGATTGCCAGGGACAAGTTTAAAAGAGCAAAGGAGAGATTGAATTTATCTTGTGGCCTTCGTATATAGATAAACGCAAAAAAGAAGAAGGAAAAAAATTCCAAAGAGCTGAATAGCAGAACTCTGAGCGCTTTTACCAGATAGACGGTCTGTATTTCCGAAAAACTTCCTACTACAGGATTTTCCATCATGTTCCGGGGCCCGTTAAAAGGGAATAATTGTAAGGCTAACGTAACTTCTTCATTTTGGAATGGAATGACTACGATCCTGGGTTTGGAGGAATCTTCCGATTCTCCAGGCACAATCATTTGTTCTTTTCCTTCTGATTTTACTCCTAAATAACAGCCGGACGGACAAAAAGGTATATAAGCAGAAAGTAATATATCCAGATCATTTTTACTTCTTTTGACTGAATGAAAGAATACGAGGGAAGAATCCTTTCTTTTCGGATTATAATTTGAAATATCGGAAGGCGTTGCCAAAAAAGGTTCTATCCCATAGTCCGCTTCGCGGGCTTCACGAGACTGTGAGTGATTTTTGTGAGTATTTTGGCTGGAAGGACTTCCAGAATCTTGTCCAGGTAAAACCGGAAAATGTCCGTGGAAAAAATTTCCGGGTGGAATTTCGGAAAACGCCCAATTAGAAATTATATAAGGACTTTTGTCTTGCTCCCAATTTGTTGATGGGGTCTCCATTCCTATGATTGATGAAGGCCTCGAAGGTCCGCATCCTAGTAGGAAGACCAACAAGAGAGAAACGATAGGTTTCTTTTGATTTTTTATTTTCATTTCGCATAACCGTTTATGGCTTCTTACGTTTGTTTATAAGAGCGCTGTACGTTGTATAGCTTTTTAACCTGCATCTTTCGCGCAACGGAATCCAAAATGGTGGTATTCAGGATAATTCTGAGGAACATGCGCCCTTCTTTTGGAACCTCTTGCATAACTTGAGGGCCACCACCAGGATCCACCTTTTAAGGTTTTTTTATCAAAACCAGGACAGCTGTCTTCTCCCTCGCAAGGTCCTTTCGGATCTTTTCCATTGCATGCCTCTCCGCATACTTTGTAATTTTCAGAATACCAATCTTGAACCCATTCCCAGGAATTTCCGGCCATATCAAATAGTCCATATACCCCTGCAGGTCTACTTCCAACGGGGGCGGTAGGCATTAAATTCGGAGGATTCATTTTTTTATATACACAACCTTTTCTCTCATCTTCTTCGATGACGGCTAACTTACAATTTGCGGGTTTATTTCCCCATGGGAATAAGTTTCCTTTCGGACCTCTGGCGGCCTTTTCCCATTCGGCCTCTGTCGGAAGTCTTTTGCCTACCCATTCGCAATATTCTTTAGCAGTATACCAACTCACTCCGAGCACAGGTTGTTTTGGCTTTAGATATAGATCTCCATAAGCAGGACCTATATAATCGCAGGTTCCGTTATAGAGGCAATCTTTGCAGGAACCTTCTTCTATACATTTGCTAAAGTCCTCGTTTGTGACCTCAT from Leptospira hartskeerlii includes the following:
- a CDS encoding PP2C family protein-serine/threonine phosphatase, which codes for MATPSDISNYNPKRKDSSLVFFHSVKRSKNDLDILLSAYIPFCPSGCYLGVKSEGKEQMIVPGESEDSSKPRIVVIPFQNEEVTLALQLFPFNGPRNMMENPVVGSFSEIQTVYLVKALRVLLFSSLEFFSFFFFAFIYIRRPQDKFNLSFALLNLSLAIWYPAYEGWFQYIVDSPWTWVIFGYSLGAFLPILFYEFTIGIFQAPRNVPGRILQFLFVLLTIWPSLEYGITGGHQYFGKIAFHIFLVILVFFYMNTLYIFFRYRWSSILSFRWVVTGLILVAVSSFYTVMSFAGFGSAQPWVNESFLGLTLLFSLALAKRYAEVFRALEKSEGKLKSLNESLETKVEERTKIIEFQKAELVQKGRILAKDLSIAGKIQNALLPRELPVIPNARISYRYKPMMEIGGDLLDVIYDPSTSSLGMFIGDVTGHGVSAALLASMLKMTLGDWSILLQDPSSLLLHIRNQFEGKLDGHFITATLVTIDLRSGKTLIANAGHPECLVLRKGGVVEFYRPKGVAIYEAIPTTYQTESVDLSPGDKVVLYTDGIPDSRNTEGEFFGEDRLSDLLRKNSFRPPEELCDSVIHGVQSFQGEFQNQDDMALLVLEYLG
- a CDS encoding formylglycine-generating enzyme family protein, producing MNSYSFRPIHFIILFLSIIFLVAPHLLGSPDPSKPCYGKKIKGMQCIPEGYFIRGSNNHDPDEAPEQKIYLSDFFIDLYEVTNEDFSKCIEEGSCKDCLYNGTCDYIGPAYGDLYLKPKQPVLGVSWYTAKEYCEWVGKRLPTEAEWEKAARGPKGNLFPWGNKPANCKLAVIEEDERKGCVYKKMNPPNLMPTAPVGSRPAGVYGLFDMAGNSWEWVQDWYSENYKVCGEACNGKDPKGPCEGEDSCPGFDKKTLKGGSWWWPSSYARGSKRRAHVPQNYPEYHHFGFRCAKDAG